A stretch of DNA from Streptomyces sp. NBC_01197:
GGGCGGCGTACCACAACGGTGTGTGCCCGTCCTGGTCACGTACGTCGGTCTCCACCTCGTACGCCAGGAGCGCCGCAACCGCATCCGCCGCCCCCGCCTCGGCCACCCTGTGCAGCGGCGTGGTCCCGAGCGGCCGGGCCTCGGTGCCGGGCGGCGCACCTCCCTCCAACCGGGCCCGGACCAGGGCCGTATCCGCCCAGTCCCGGTATCCCATGCCCTCCCAGTCGGCTCTCGGTGCGTAGCGCTGCCGGGCCTCCTCCTCTCGACGCGCCGTCTCCAGCTGGGAGTCCGTCAGGGGTGGCGCCAGGAACGACGGCGGTCCGCCCATCTCCACGTGCATGAACGTACCCGTCCGCTCCGCCGGCTCCAGTGGCTCAAGCCCCGGCCAGACCTCAAGCACCCGCTCCGACGCAGCGTGGAGCGACCCCACTTCGACCGGGCTGCGGGTCTCGGCGATCCCCTCGTCCGGCCACTCGACAACCAACTGCGTCTCCCCTGGAGGTGGGAGCTCCGCCAGGTAGAGGTCGACATCAGTCTTGAACAGGGAGCGGTGAGACTGGTGCAGGCCCGGATCGAGCGGGACCATCCCGACTGCTTGCGGCTGCACCGCACTTACCGGCTCCCCTCGCGGCCCCGTGAACGAGGTGCGCCGCTGCGTCATACCGTCCAGCGAAGTCAGCCGACGGCCGTCGGAGAGCAGCAGACCCACGCGGAGCCCGGACTGACGCGGCGAGTCGGCCTTCTGCAGACGCACCTTGCGGAACACCGCCAGGTGCAAGGTGACCGACCGTGGCCACACCGACCATCCCGTCAGGAGCACCCGGACATCCGGACCGCCGCCGACCACGGCGAGGTGCGGCAGCACCACGGGCGCGAACCGGTCGACGGGCGGCGTGTGCCGACCGTCGTCCTCCCCCGGCGGCCCTAACCGGATCAGCACGGGTCGCTCGCCGGCCGGCTCTTCCGGCACCACCAGATCATCGAAGAATCCCATGCCCTGAGCGTGACATGAGGGTCTGACAACGCCCCGGAATCTCCGCGCGGACCAGTCAATGCGGACCGGTCGACGCGGACCGGTCGACGCGGACCAGTCAACTCGGACCGGCCACCGCGGGCCGGTGGACGCAGACCGGGTCAACTCCACTCGGAGGCCGTCAACTCCACTCGGAGACCACCGACTCTCCTCGCAGCCCGCCAACTCGCTTCACGGACCGCCGACCGCCGACCGCTCAGGAATCCTGCAGTCCACGGAACGACTCGTACCAGACGGTGGTCCGCCCGACCCTTCCGTTTTCCTCCCTGACCGTGCGGTTCGCGTACGGGGGGTTGAGGATCCACGGCATCTTGTCGGCGCCCCAGCCCGTCTGCATGGATTCGATCTGCACCGCCCCGTAGGTGGCCACCGCGAGCTTCCCGGTCTCCCGGAACATCTGTACCTGCTGCGTCAGATAGTCCTTGTTGGATACGAACCAGGGACTCATCGTGAGGAAGTCGTCCCACCGTTCCTGGGGGAAGGGCTTCTTGATCGCGTTGCCGATCACCTGCCACACGCGAGTGTTCGGGGGTACCCGGTACTTCTGTGCGTAGGCCGCCGGAATCGGGTCGCCCATGTGTTTCTGCCAGAGCAGCACCAGGGAGAACTCCGTGGCGAGGAACTTCTTCCCCTTGTCCAGGCGGGAGACGACGTACTGGACGTACTGGCCGGCCGCCTGCAGGGAGTCGACGTGCGGATGCATGTCGAGACCTTCGATCTCCGGCTTCCTGTTGACGAAGGCGACCCACCGTTCAGTGGCCTGTGTGCGCTCTTCCTTCCGGTCGAGGTGGTTGAGCGCCCCCATGTACAGGCGGGTCCTGCAGCCCTGCGGGAATTTTCTCTTGCGGTAGGCGATGACGTGTTCGGCGATGTACTCGTAGAACACATTGAGCCGCGAGTCGCGCTCGTCCTTCATCGTCTCGAGGAAGGGCTCGTTGCCGATGGTGAGGATGTCCGTCTTCCCCATCACAGCGTCCAGTACCCGGTCCACGCGCTTCAGTTGCGCCGCCATCTCCGCGCTGCCCGCCTCGGGCAATGGCCGCGCGGGGGTGCGGAACTGGAACTTCATCGAGAGGATCGTCCGGAAGCCGTTCCCGCTCGCGTCGAGCAGCTTGGCGACCGCCCGTTGCTGGGTCGCGGCGAGCGTGTCGAGATCGTCCGTCATCGGGACGAAGCCGCGTACCCACTTCGCCGAAAGGGCCGTCATCTCCGCGAAGTCCAGGTCGGACGGGTCCTCGTTGAAGTTCAACCCGAGCGCACCGTTCGGCGCCTCGCCGGTGGGTGCGCTGCTGCTCGTCGGGCCCGGCTGCTTACTCGCTTTCCCGCCCGAGTGCTTACTCGTGGCACTGCACGCCGCTGTGAGAAGGGCCGCGCCGGACACTCCCAGCAGCCGGCGGCGCGAGGTCGGCCTCGCGGTGGAGGGCGTACCGGTGGAGGGCGTACCGGACGCGTCCGGCCGTGCGGACGACTCGTACCGCATTGCTGTTCTCCGATTCTGGTTGGTCCGTACACGATCAACGTAGTTGACCGGGACCAGGGCTCGGATCCGGCCCCTCCTGGCCGACCGAGGCCAGGGCGCACGGCAGGGTGCGGCGCGCTCGAAAAAGTCTCTGTAGCCCTTCACGCCCTGATGGCAACAAGCCCCCTGTGCGGTCCTCTCGCAGATTTACTCGGGTTCGACGCAGGGGGGATTGCCCTTCGGGGTTATCGGGCTCCATGGGGCCACGTGAGGGCCTTCTCGCCCCAGCTTCGGGCAGGATCTTCGGTATCTTGACGGGTGGCTCGGTGCCTTACGGGTGCCGGGACCCACAGGCCGTGGAGGTCTTCTTCGGCCTGCCCCCAGACCGTTCGGCCCGTTCTTCCGTCCAGCGACCCGCCCCCGCTTCCGCACTGTCGTGCAGGAGCGGCGGGTTGCCGTGCCCGAAAAGAGACCATCTGTGAACAGTTCAGGCGCCCAGATCACCACCGGTGCTCATGGCCCGGAGCGGAACGGCCATGCCGGGTCCGCTGCGTACGACGCCGGCGCGATCACCGTCCTGGACGGTCTCGACGCGGTACGCAAGCGGCCCGGTATGTACATCGGATCGACGGGCGAGCGCGGCCTGCACCACCTGGTGCAGGAGATCGTGGACAACTCCGTCGACGAGGCACTGGCCGGGGTGGCCGACCGGATCGACGCTACGATCCTGGCCGACGGCGGCGTGCGGGTGGTCGACAACGGGCGCGGCATTCCGGTGGGGATGCACCCGGTTGAGAAGAAGCCGGCTGTCGAGGTTGTCCTGACGGTGCTGCACGCGGGCGGGAAGTTCGGGGGCGGCGGGTATGCGGTCTCCGGCGGTCTGCACGGAGTGGGCCTGTCGGTGGTGAACGCGCTGTCGAGCCGGTTGTCGGCGGAGATCTGGACCGACGGCCACCGGTGGAGCCAGGACTACGAGGACGGGGCACCCACTGCGCCGCTTGCCTGCCACGAGGCCACTTCGAGGACGGGCACGTCGCTGACGTTCTGGGCGAACGGCGGGATCTTCGAGACCACTGAGTACTCCTTCGAAACGTTGGCCAGGCGTTTCCAGGAGATGGCCTTCCTCAACCGTGGGCTCACCCTGACCCTGACCGATGAGCGCCCGTCCGCCCGCGCGACGGCCGCAGCGGATGATGCCGGTTCGGACGCCGCCGGGGAGGAGGCGGCGAAGACGGTCTCCTACCGGTACGGCGGAGGCATCATCGACTACGTCGCCCATCTCAACAGACGCAAGGGCGAGCCGGTTCACCCCTCCGTCATCTCCATCGCCGCCGAGGACACCGAGGGGCTGGTGTCGGTGGAGGTCGCGCTGCAGTGGAACGGCCAGTTCGCCGACAGCGTGTACTCGTACGCCAACGCCATCCACACCCATGAGGGCGGCACCCACGAAGAGGGCTTCCGCATGGCGCTGACCACGGTCGTCAACCGTTACGCGCGCGAGCGGAAGCTGTTGCGGGAGAAGGACGGCAACCTCAGCGGTGAGGACATCCGCGAGGGTCTGACCGCCATCATCTCCGTCAAGCTGGGCGAGCCGCAGTTCGAAGGCCAGACCAAGACCAAGCTGGGCAACACCGAAGCCAGGACGTTCGTGCAGAAGGTCGTGCACGAGCACCTCACGGACTGGTTCGGCCGTAACCCCGTCGAGGCGGTCGGCATCGTCCGCAAGGCCATCCAGGCGGCAACCGCCCGGGTCGCGGCACGCAGGGCCCGCGACCTGACCCGCCGCAAGGGCCTGCTGGAGTCGGCGGCTCTGCCGGGCAAGCTCTCGGACTGCCAGTCCAAGGACCCGGCGAAGAGCGAGATCTTCATTGTCGAGGGCGACTCCGCCGGCGGTTCGGCCAAGTCCGGCCGTAACCCCGAGTTCCAGGCGATCCTCCCGATCCGGGGGAAGATCCTCAATGTCGAGAAGGCCCGCATCGACAAGATTCTGCACAACCAGGAGATCCAGGCACTCATCTCCGCCTTCGGTACCGGGGTCCATGAGGACTTCGGCATCGAGAAACTCCGCTACCACAAGATCATCATGATGGCGGACGCCGACGTCGACGGCCAGCACATCAACACCCTGCTGCTGACCTTCCTGTTCCGCTTCATGCGGCCACTGATCGAGCACGGGCATGTCTACCTCTCCCGGCCCCCGCTCTACAAGATCAAGTGGGGCCGGGACCACGTTCAGTACGCCTACTCCGACCGTGAACGCGACCTGCTCCTCGACCGCGGCCGACAGGACGGACACCGGGTCAAGGACGACTCCATCCAGCGGTTCAAGGGGCTGGGTGAGATGAACGCCGAGGAACTGCGCGTCACCACCATGGACATCGACCACCGCGTCCTGGGCCAAGTCACCCTCGACGACGCGGCCGTGGCCGACGACCTCTTCTCCGTCCTGATGGGTGAGGACGTCGAAGCCCGTCGCCACTTCATCCAGCGCAATGCCAAGGACGTCCGCTTCCTCGACATCTGACACTTCTCAGCTGCTACGAAAGGGGGACGAGGGTGACGGCCCGCCGATCCCCCACCCCTGGTGCAGAGCGTCCGCGAAGGCGCCCGCCAGTTTCCGTTCGCCGCTCTCGTTCGGGTGCGTGCCGTCGTACGTATCCGTGTGGATGTCGTACGTCTCCGGCCGCGAGGCCAGCAGGAGCGGTGAGCGTGGTTCGTCCAGGTCCGCGAGCGTCTTCGCCAGCAGTACGTTGAAGTGGGCGACCTGCGCCGCGAACGGCGCGTCCGTCTCGGCGCGGATGTTCGGGATCACCGGGAGGAGCACCGCGCGGATGTGCGGGTTCGCCTCGCGCGCCTCGGTCAGGAAGCGGTGGGCGTGGAGCGCGGTCTGTTCGGCGTCCGTGTAGAAGCCGAGGTCTATCAGGCCGAGGGAGACGAGCAGCAGGTCTGCCCGGTGTGCGGTCACCGTCTCGCGGATCACCGGGGCCATGTGCTGCCAGCCCTCGCCCCAGCCCGACAGATGGCGGCGGGCCCCGGCGGGGAAAGCGGGGTCCGCGTACGCCGTGCTCGACTCGTACAGCCCGGTGCGCGGCCCGACGATCTCGCAGCTGTCGCCCAGGTGCTGCCACATGCGGTAGCGCCAGGTGTAGTCGCCGGCCCGGCCTATGGTCATCGAGTCGCCGACGAACATCATCCTCAGACGCATCCCGTCATCATCGCCGATGGCACGGGGGTGGCAGTCTTGGGGGCATGCGTTCGCTTCAGTACGTCGCCGGGGCTGCGGCCACCGTCCTGTTCGCCCTCGTCCCGGCCGGGCCGGCGGTGGCGGACGACGGCGGCTTCACGATCAAGGATCCCCGGATCACGGAGTCCAGCGGCCTGGCCGCGAGCCGCCTCCACCCCGGTATCTACTGGACCCACAACGACAGTGGCGACGGCCCGTACATCTACGCGGTGGACTCGAACACCGGGCAGACCGTTGCCCGGGTCACGATGCGCGGTGTCGGAGCGCCGCGCGATGTGGAGGCGATCTCGATCGGGCCCGACGGTGACATCTACGTCGGGGACATCGGCGACAACCTGGACGGGAGCTGGGACCACGTCTGGATCTACCGCTTTCCCGAGCCGAAGCAGCTGAAGAAGGAAGAGACGGTCCACGCCACGCAGTTCACCGTCAAGTACGCCGACGGGCCGCGCAACGCGGAGGCGCTGATGGTCCACCCGAAGACGGGCCGCGTCTACATCGCGTCGAAGAACCAGACCAAGGGCGGGCTCTATGTGGGGCCCACGAAGCTGTCGGCGTCGAAGACCAACGTATTCCGGCGGATCGACGACGTGCCGTGGGTGACCGACGGCGCGTTCTCCCCGGACGGCAAGCAGCTGACACTGCGGGGCTACCTGGGCGCGGAGTCGTACGACTGGAAGCCCGGAGGTGGACTCGGCGCCGAACACCAACTGGGCGTGCCGTTCCAGGGCCAGGCCGAGTCGGTGACCTACACGCTGGACGGATCGGCGCTGATGATGGGCTCCGAGGGGGCGCAGAGCCGGGTGCTGCGCTTCCCGGTGGCGAAGCCGAAGGGGGCGGGCGGGGGGGCCAAGTCGTCCACTGGGAGCGGGGGTTCATCCGATGCGGGGCGTGGCGGGGCCGGTGGCTCCGAGGGGTCGCCGACGGCGTGGGGCGTGGGTGTGTTCGCTGTGCTGTTCTTGCTGTTCATGGGGGTGAAGCGGCTGTTCGGCAGGCGGCGGAGGTGAGGTTCGTTCTCGCCGCGCCCAGCGGTGCGGGCGGGATCAGTCCTTGGTGCGGACGATTGCCCCGGCCTGAAGGACCGCGGCGACATCGAGGGTGACGTCACCGCCGATCGAGGCAGGGAGCGGGGCTTGCTGGCCCGCGGCGAAGATCTGGTGACTGGCGTAGTCACTGCCGACCGGCTCGGTGAGGACGTGGACGCGGTGGTGCTTGCGGTTCACGATCACGTAGACGGGGATGTCGGCCTCGGCATATACGGACACCTTGGCGCGCAGGTCCTGGTTGTAGTTGCTCGACGTGACTTCCAGGACGAGGCGGAAGACCACGGGGTCGTAGCAGTTGTGCGCGATGACATGCGCGTCGATGTCCGCGTCCACCACCACAAGATCGGGGATGACGAAGTCTTCCGAGCCGGTCGGCAGCCACACCCCCACACCCTGGAGCACTTCGGTCTCCCCGTCGTCCAGCTCAGCTGCGATGAACGGGCGCATGATCTTGGTGAGTGCGCGCGCGTGCGGGGCGTCCGGGGGCGGGGTCACGGTGAGGATGCCTCCGATGATCTCAACGCGGTAGCCGGGCAGCTGCTCCATGAGGAGGTCGGCCTCTTCGAGCAGGGTCGGCGGCTCGCCGTCACAGGGGTGCTCGACTGCTGCGGCAGACATGAGGGCCTCCTGGTGGCTGGTGTCGAGAACATCATGGTAGGCCGGGCCGGGCTGCTGGGCGGGCTTGCGAAACGGTCGCCCGGACGGGTGAAGCAAGGAGCACGGGGTTGCCGGGAGGCCGTCTCTACGCGCCCCAATGGTCAGGTCTGGTCAGTGACCGGGGGAGTCTGGTCGTCGCGTCGCCTTTTGCCGCGTTCAGCTGGGGCTGGGTGAGGAAGAAGCAGCCGGTGAGGTCCGCGCCGGTGAGGTCGGCGTCGCGCAGGTCGGCGCCGATGAGGTCGGCCAGGCGGAGGTCGGCGCTCGTCAGGTCGGCGGCTATCAGACAGGCCCCGCGCAGTGTGGCGCCGTGCAGGTCCGCGCCTCGGAGGCGGGCGCCCATGAGGTCCGCGCCGCGTAGGTTCTTCTTCGTCGCCTGGATCTTCTTCGAGCGGTTCTTCCTTGCCTGGTCGTTCTTCGGCTGGTTCGTCTTCGGCCGGGTCGTCTTCGGACTGTCCGCCCGGTACGCCGTCGCGCGGACCAGGTCGCTGGTGCGGAGCAGCAGCTCGTTGACCTTCTGGTGGTGGGCGCCGACGTCCAGGGCGGCCAGTTCGTCCGGGCCGAGCAGCGTGAGTGCCTCGGTGGCTTCGAGGAGGTCCCGGAGGCCGGGATGGACCGGGGCGGCCGGAGCGAGGGTGAGCGCCTCCGTCAGGTACCAGAGCAGTTCGTGGAGCCGGCGCACGACGGGGAACGTGTCGAACATCCGCTGTGCGGTCTCCGGCGCCTGCCGCCAGTCCCGGCCGACGAAGGTGACCTGCGAGACCTGCTGGCCCGCGCCGAAGCAGTCGTACACGGTGCAGCCCGGGAACCCCTTGTCGCGCAGCTGGGTGTGAATGCCGCACCGGAAGTCCGACTGGAGGTTGGTGCAGGGCCTGCCTGCGCTTTTACTGACCGCGAAGTCGGCGGACGCGGTGAAGGGGAGAGCGACGCAGCACAGCCCGAAGCAGTTCGCGCAGTCGCCTCGCAGGCGCGGGCGCAGCGGTATGTCGTCGGGCACGGGGAGGGAGCCTCCGGGGTGGCTGGGTGGGGCTGTGCGGGCGCAGGTGGGCGATTCATTTTATGCGGTGCGGGTGGGGGCCGATGTCGAGCCGGCTCAGGTTGCGGAGTCGCTGCCCACCACGCACCCGGCTGGGTCGGCCCCCGAGGGGCCGGCCGCCCTGATCGGCAGCATCCAGCGCACTTCGGG
This window harbors:
- a CDS encoding GDSL-type esterase/lipase family protein, with product MRLRMMFVGDSMTIGRAGDYTWRYRMWQHLGDSCEIVGPRTGLYESSTAYADPAFPAGARRHLSGWGEGWQHMAPVIRETVTAHRADLLLVSLGLIDLGFYTDAEQTALHAHRFLTEAREANPHIRAVLLPVIPNIRAETDAPFAAQVAHFNVLLAKTLADLDEPRSPLLLASRPETYDIHTDTYDGTHPNESGERKLAGAFADALHQGWGIGGPSPSSPFRSS
- a CDS encoding WD40 repeat domain-containing protein: MRSLQYVAGAAATVLFALVPAGPAVADDGGFTIKDPRITESSGLAASRLHPGIYWTHNDSGDGPYIYAVDSNTGQTVARVTMRGVGAPRDVEAISIGPDGDIYVGDIGDNLDGSWDHVWIYRFPEPKQLKKEETVHATQFTVKYADGPRNAEALMVHPKTGRVYIASKNQTKGGLYVGPTKLSASKTNVFRRIDDVPWVTDGAFSPDGKQLTLRGYLGAESYDWKPGGGLGAEHQLGVPFQGQAESVTYTLDGSALMMGSEGAQSRVLRFPVAKPKGAGGGAKSSTGSGGSSDAGRGGAGGSEGSPTAWGVGVFAVLFLLFMGVKRLFGRRRR
- a CDS encoding ankyrin repeat domain-containing protein, which codes for MGFFDDLVVPEEPAGERPVLIRLGPPGEDDGRHTPPVDRFAPVVLPHLAVVGGGPDVRVLLTGWSVWPRSVTLHLAVFRKVRLQKADSPRQSGLRVGLLLSDGRRLTSLDGMTQRRTSFTGPRGEPVSAVQPQAVGMVPLDPGLHQSHRSLFKTDVDLYLAELPPPGETQLVVEWPDEGIAETRSPVEVGSLHAASERVLEVWPGLEPLEPAERTGTFMHVEMGGPPSFLAPPLTDSQLETARREEEARQRYAPRADWEGMGYRDWADTALVRARLEGGAPPGTEARPLGTTPLHRVAEAGAADAVAALLAYEVETDVRDQDGHTPLWYAARSVDEGSVRALIDAGADAWTPQSGPWSPGRLLLTTPLAPLVAELPGAVELPADEAAAMQAADALITAFGEQPLWTDGLGIAFVRGLSEDELIRRLGADPAQCPRAVLDEAPFGEEDYEACLRHVGVTRVDGDPGGCVITQDGYMPSDDAVLEAISAGTSAYGVYFNPKGGTFGTLARDGETVAYGEIGLYPQESDPAAYWNFRFWQTEHPFPFGANALAYACDAAGLRISDGREAVDRAAPRRWVALPERLQR
- the gyrB gene encoding DNA topoisomerase (ATP-hydrolyzing) subunit B → MTTGAHGPERNGHAGSAAYDAGAITVLDGLDAVRKRPGMYIGSTGERGLHHLVQEIVDNSVDEALAGVADRIDATILADGGVRVVDNGRGIPVGMHPVEKKPAVEVVLTVLHAGGKFGGGGYAVSGGLHGVGLSVVNALSSRLSAEIWTDGHRWSQDYEDGAPTAPLACHEATSRTGTSLTFWANGGIFETTEYSFETLARRFQEMAFLNRGLTLTLTDERPSARATAAADDAGSDAAGEEAAKTVSYRYGGGIIDYVAHLNRRKGEPVHPSVISIAAEDTEGLVSVEVALQWNGQFADSVYSYANAIHTHEGGTHEEGFRMALTTVVNRYARERKLLREKDGNLSGEDIREGLTAIISVKLGEPQFEGQTKTKLGNTEARTFVQKVVHEHLTDWFGRNPVEAVGIVRKAIQAATARVAARRARDLTRRKGLLESAALPGKLSDCQSKDPAKSEIFIVEGDSAGGSAKSGRNPEFQAILPIRGKILNVEKARIDKILHNQEIQALISAFGTGVHEDFGIEKLRYHKIIMMADADVDGQHINTLLLTFLFRFMRPLIEHGHVYLSRPPLYKIKWGRDHVQYAYSDRERDLLLDRGRQDGHRVKDDSIQRFKGLGEMNAEELRVTTMDIDHRVLGQVTLDDAAVADDLFSVLMGEDVEARRHFIQRNAKDVRFLDI
- a CDS encoding pentapeptide repeat-containing protein; this encodes MPDDIPLRPRLRGDCANCFGLCCVALPFTASADFAVSKSAGRPCTNLQSDFRCGIHTQLRDKGFPGCTVYDCFGAGQQVSQVTFVGRDWRQAPETAQRMFDTFPVVRRLHELLWYLTEALTLAPAAPVHPGLRDLLEATEALTLLGPDELAALDVGAHHQKVNELLLRTSDLVRATAYRADSPKTTRPKTNQPKNDQARKNRSKKIQATKKNLRGADLMGARLRGADLHGATLRGACLIAADLTSADLRLADLIGADLRDADLTGADLTGCFFLTQPQLNAAKGDATTRLPRSLTRPDHWGA
- a CDS encoding Uma2 family endonuclease — translated: MSAAAVEHPCDGEPPTLLEEADLLMEQLPGYRVEIIGGILTVTPPPDAPHARALTKIMRPFIAAELDDGETEVLQGVGVWLPTGSEDFVIPDLVVVDADIDAHVIAHNCYDPVVFRLVLEVTSSNYNQDLRAKVSVYAEADIPVYVIVNRKHHRVHVLTEPVGSDYASHQIFAAGQQAPLPASIGGDVTLDVAAVLQAGAIVRTKD